The genome window GATTTGAGGAGTATGAGCCACTTGATATAGGTCTTGAGGACGTCGCCATCTGAGCTTTAATCCCTCTATTCAATTTTACTTTTTTACAGACTTTTTATTCCCATAACACAATCTGATCTGTGGTGTATAGTCTTTTGTTTCTAACTTTTTATCTATATTTTTTGTCTAACTATTTATTAATCAAATAGAAATTTTGTACACTCAGGTATGCAAAAAAAGACGTCATGCGCGAACGTACTGTTTGTCAAGAAAGGCGAAGGAGATGCTATGAACAAGATTGATCGCATGATTCATCAGTTTGATGCGTATGTAGACAAGAAGGTAGGCCCATGGTGGAAAAACTGGAGAAGGTACTTTTCCATTTTTAGTAGCATTTTTCTATTGCTTCTACTGATAGTTGTTTTAGTTCGCATGTTTTATGTACGACCATACCACTTATCAAAGGTCATGAATAATGATTTAGGGTTAATTGAGCGCATTTTTGAAGACATTGATAAGGAATGTAACATTTTATCAATTCGCAAGTATGGTGCAACAATTGATTTTCTTACCGTTGCACGTTTTGCGGGTTCTTCTGTGGGGTGCTTAAATTTGGCTTACCCAAAACATTGGAACGGACCGTATCTTAATCGTACGCCATCAATTCAAGGGCGTCCGTATCAAATTGTGCAGACACAAGAGGGGCATTTTGTTGTGCCAGGTGATGGTGTTAAGCTACCCAATGGTAAAATTATTGGTAAAGATATTATTTTTAATGCTGATACCGTTATTTCTGAAATGATCAAACCAGATGGTGAGCTTTGCCATAATAAACAGCCTCTAGCGCTTAAGCTCAAGTTTAAAGTCGGTGACTGGGACAATCCTGTTGCAAAGGAAGATAAAGATGATGAAGACGTTTCTGCAATTTTAAAAGAATTTGATGCAGCGTTCCCTTATTCGTGGAATGAAATTGAGTGGTTTAAGCGTCAAGACCAGCGTTCATGTGTGTAGTTTTATTGTTCCAGCAAAGAACGTATTGATAATCCCAATAAAAAGTTTGATGGGGAGTGGGGCGTTTTTGTCCCCTTCTGGGTCATAGTGTGCGGCAATAGTATGTCCCGCGATCAGAATTAATGGCATAAGTGAATCGATAGGTGCCACGACAGACTCAGGAACATCTAAGCAGTTACACCACAAGCATTTGCCATCACTTTGACCGTAGGGTACAAGTGCATTGCACAGTTGGTTAGCCATAATGCCATCAAAGGTGATTGCTTTGGTTAGGATCTCTTGGGAAGAGCAACACGTGGTGTTACTGTGATTTGTTTTGTGTTCATACGTTAGGTAAGCCGCTTTGGCTAAAATATAGCAGAACAACGCCGTGGTTGCACCGGCAAGATAAATGATGGCATTTTGTCGTTTATAGGTTGGTAGTCTTTTTTCTCGTTGTTCATCGCTAAAATAAAACTGTGAGATCTTTTGAGCTTCTTCGTTTGTTACGTTTTCCCCTTTTGCTTTAATTTCAGCAATACAGCCGACTAACAATGTTTTTTTAAAACTGGGAATAACATTGCTATAGCCTGCAGACACGTGCCAACTATCAAATGAAACTGGGCCGATTTTGAACCATGCTTCCTGTCCTTTTCCTATGTGTATGTCGATTGGTGAGTCATAGAAATGTTTTGCGGCTAACGCGTGGCCAAACTCATGAACAAGCGTAACGAAAAGTTGTATAAGAAAGGTTTGCACTATGGTTTTTGAAAATTCTTTGGGTTCAAATTGCTCGATTAAACGAACAGGGTCATAGCCATCTGGGGTTGCAGAGTTACTTGGTGTGGGGACAGAGCACAGGGCTAGCATTAAAAAAAATACAGGTCGAAGTTTCTTTGCCATAAAGTGACTTCAATAAGGCATTGATTGTTACTTATTCAAGGGTAGTACGCTACTTTTGAATTTTTCATCAGTCCCTCAAAAGTAGCAAAAACGTTTAGGTTAGGCAAAAAAGCTTTTTCGTTAAACCTTTTCTAAGAAATTTGAGAGTATCTTCTTAGAACCAATGCTGAAAATTGCTGTTATGTAATACTCTTTGGCATTTTTTTCTTCAACATGAGTGATAATGCCAAGGCCGAATTTTTTGTGTTTAACTTGCTGATTTTTTTTCCATGGTGCGTTGGAGGGTTGCGATTGAATAACGTTAGGACTTGCCTGTTTTACAGCGGGTTGCTTCCTGGGAAGAACTTTTTTGCCAGGAGTTACTTTTTTGGTAGGCTCTTTGAATGGGTATGAAAGATTTTCAAAGTATGTTTTAGCCGCAGGGGTTAATGCGCCTCGCCCGTGGTACCACTGCTCGAACTGGGTACGAATTTGAGAGGGGTAAGCATATTCAAGGTCAATTTTTTTGAGCAGCCCTTGAGGAAGTTCTTCAAGAAAACGTGACGGGGCATGTTCCATAAGTTGGCCAAACTGATATCTTGTGTGTGCATTGAGCAGGACCAGGTGTTCTTTTGCACGTGTGATGCCAACGTAGAAAAGACGGCGTTCTTCTTCGAGTTCTTGATGAGAGTCGAGTGATCGCCTGCTTGGCAAAAGCTCTTCTTCTAGACCGATAATGATAACGGTATCAAACTCGAGGCCCTTTGCTGCATGAAGACTCATCATGCGTACCTGTTCTGAGCTATTTTCAGACTCAACTTTTTCTTGCAGTAGAGCAACTTCTTCTAAAAACTGTGCAAGCAATTCACTTGTCGCACGGTTGTGCTCAAGGGTTGTAATTTCCAGCTCCTGTTCCTTTTTTTTCTCAAATTGCATGATTGACTGCATAAATTCACGAACGTTTTCAACTTTGGTGGTTGCTTCTTTTTCGTCGTAGGTGTCTTTGAGGTAGGTTAGGTACTCGGTTTTGTTGACGATGCTTTCAAGCAGAGTGCTAGGACGTTGCGTGTTATCATCTTCGCTAAAGAGTTCAAGAAAACTATCGACGCCCTTTTTTTGCATAGGTGAAAGCTCTGGTTCAAGGTAAGCAAAGAGCTGTTTAAAGTTAAGAAGCGGATTTTTATTCCACTCATCGAGTAAAAACTCTTCAAATTTTGCACCCAACCTGCGTGCAGGGCAGTTAATAACGCGTAGTAAGCTTATTTTATCAAATGGGTTAAGCATGAGGCGTAGATATGCGAGTAGGTCCTTGATCTCTTTTCGTTCATAAAACCGTATGCCGCCGATGATCTGGTAAGCAATAGAGTGGTAAATAAGGGCTTCTTCAATAAGGCGCGATTGAAAGTGTGTGCGATATAAGATTGCAACATCACTCAGTTTTTTGTTTTTTGGCAGGCTTGAGAGTATGATTGCAACGCTTTCTGCTTCCTGTTCGCCGTTGCGACAGGATAGATGCAAGATCCTATTGATTGCTTTTTTTTCAGACCATAATTTTTTGGGATTACGAAGCTTATTGTTTGCAATAACGCTGTTTGCCGCTTCAATGATTGGTTGGACTGAGCGATAATTTTGTTCAATTTTTATGGTTGTAACGGGAGCAAAATCTTTTTCAAAGGTAAGCATATTGGTGACGTTAGCCCCGCGCCATGAATAAATTGACTGATCTTCATCGCCTACAGCGCATAATGAGTCAAGCGTAAATTTATTGTTTGTCAGGCCCATGTGCTTGAGGAGCTGATGTTGGATAGAGCTGGTGTCCTGATATTCATCCACCAAAACATGGCGTATCTTATTTTGATGACGTTTTTTGAATTCTTCGTTTGTTGCGAAGAGCCCAAGGGTTTTAATAATTAGATCATCAAAATCGAGACAATGTGCATTGTTTTTTTCCGTCTCATATTCGAGGTATAGATCCCTCATCCAGGGCTGTGTCCACTGTGCTTGGTCAGGATTTTGTTGTTTGTTTTTGAATTGCGAAATCTGATAGCTCGCCTGAGAGGCTGTTGTGTATTTGTTCAATGCATTACGTTTAATAATTTTTTTTATAAGTTCGAGCTGATCGTCCCCATCGAATATAGAAAATTCTTTGAAAGGAAGCAGATCTTTGTTTAATCGCAATAGTAAAAGGCAGTATGAGTGGAAGGTTCCTACAAAAGGCATACGTTTTTCAGTTCCCAGAAACGAGGCGATTCGTTCTTTCATTTCCCCAGCAGCTTTGTTGGTGAACGTTAAGGCTAAGATCTGATAAGGTTGAACCCCTTCATTGAGCATGAGGTGGGCAATGCGCGAGGTGATAACCCGCGTCTTACCCGAGCCAGCACCAGAAATGACCATGAGTGCGCCATTTGTTTTTGTCACGGCATTTCGCTGTGGTTGATTAAGATCTGCTTCTAGGAAGGTATTAAAATTATTAGGAGCTTGGGATTCACTCATGATCTTTTTCTTTGTTTTTGCACAGTATTGAAATATTTTCTGTGTCTTGGATAAACGTTTAATTCTAATGCCAAACAGTGTATATTGTTTACTAGTTGTTTCAAGACACAGTAGTATTTCAAAATGTTATGAAGGCATGCAATGATTAAATATGTCAAATACGTTTGTGCGGTTTTGGTGGCGAGTTTTTGTTTGTGGTGGTGTGGAGATGGCATGTATCGCTATGCAACGCATAATAAATTACCAGAAGTTGCTCTAAGTGGTTTGTGCGAGGGTGGTACGTATTGTAAGCAAGTTGCATGTGCATTATGTGCGGATAATAGTTATAAGATCTCTACAGTTTCGGTTTTTTTAGATGGTGTTGAGTTGGACGGTGGCAGTGTTCACCATGTACGAACTGCTCGTTTTACAACGCCGTTTGTGCTTGATTGTTCAAAGCTTACCGATGGTAAGCATACACTCGAAGTTGAAGCAGTTGACGCAAGCTATAAGCAAAACAAAATTCGCCATTCTTACAATTTTTACGTCGACAATGTGCCACTTCGTGCGCAATTTGTACAGCAAGAGTATGTGACTGACCAAGGTAAAACCGTCCACATGAAAATACATGCGAATAAAAAATTAGAAAGTTTGACAGTGACGGCGTTATCAAAAACCTATGAGTTTTTGCCAGAGTCCTTTGACTCAACGGTTTATGAATGTTTTGTCCCCATTGACTGTGAAGAGCTTGCAAATGAGCATGTCGTTACCGCACAGGTTGTTGATCCCGCCCAGAATAAGACCAAATTAACTGCAAAACTTAAGATCAATGCTTTTGAGTTTAAAAAACAGCGAGGTTTTCGGGTTAGTGATCAAAAACTTGAAGATGAAAGAGAGTTGAGTGTTAAAAATGATGACCTTGAAAATCGACTTGAAGCGTGTTTAAAAGATAGTCCCAAGCAAAAACTGTGGACTGGACCGTTTGAATATCCAATCGAGGTGCAACGCACATCAACGCCATTTGGCGAAGTACGTATGACGCCACAACGTGGTAAGTACATGCATAAAGGGCTTGATTTGATAAATACTCCGCGCAGTGTGGTGTGGGCAAGTCAACATGGCAGAGTTATCATCAAAGATCGTTTTCTCATGACCGGCAACACCGTTGCTATTGATCACGGTCGCGGCGTTTGTACCGTGTATGCTCATTTAGATGATTTTGCCGACATTAATGTTGGGGATATGGTAAGAAAGGGAAATCCGATTGGTAAGATTGGTATGACGGGTTATGCAAATGGTTATCACTTGCACTGGGAAGTGCGAGTTCATAATACGCCAGTTGAGCCGTCTGAATGGACGAGTAAGATTTACTAAAAAAATAGGGGGCCCAAAATGGGCCCCCTATTTTTTTAGTCGTTGATTAATTTTTTATCTATTGCTTTAAAATATGCTTCCTCAAGAGTGTTGCTTGCTAAAAGGCTCATTCCTCCTGGGCGGCAGGTCTTATCTGGTAGAAGAATAGCAAGTCGAAAAGAGAGCTGTTTTTTTGCATCAGATTCACTTGAATCTAGAAAGCTGCCGTCATTACTTAAGAGTTTGTCAAGGCCTATGGTGAAGTAATGAGAAAGTATCTCAGTGTTAGGATTGTTGGGGACATTTTTTTGCTGGATGATGTTTTCTTTTTGCTTCATATTGCAGTAAAACAATATCTTTGCAAAATCTATGTAGGCTATGAATACTTTCTGATGAGTCTTGTCTTGAAAAAGTTCGTATATTTTTTGGGGAAGATCCTGTTGTAACGCACTGAGTAAGAGCTGTTTTGTTTGGTCTACCTGCTCTCGTGTTAATTGCATCGCAGATGTTTGAGAAAAAAGTATTGCTGTAAAAGCAAGTGTTGTTACGAACCTGGTGAGCATAGAAACTCCTTTTGGGTAAAAATGAAAGATGTTTGTTTTTGGGGTTGTTAGTATGTGTAAAAGAGATATGTTAGTCAATTTTTTGTTACAACAAATTTTAGACTATTACGACTGTACAATGATATGCAAGAGTTCGTGTAGCGATATGACCCCTTGTTCAACTTTTTCAAGTCCGTCGGAAAGTAAAAGTGCTATGTTTTGGTTTTGTATGTAAGCAGTAAGGTGGTTGTGCGATGGGTTGTTCATGATGAGAGTTCGCAGTTCAGGGGATATTGGTAGCAGTTCAAAGATTCCAATTCTGCCAGAATAGCCTCGACCAAAACAGTGGCTACAGCCTTTGGGGAAAAACGTTGCGGTCAAATTTTTGTCATGCTTTTGTAAGAATAGTTGTTCTTCTTTGGAGATTGATTTTTTTTGTTTGCAGAAGGAACAGAGTTTTCTGACGAGTCGCTGAGCAAGTACACACACTAATGATGAAGTAAGTAAAAAGGGCTCAAGGCCCATCTCAAGTAAGCGAGTTATTGCACCAGTAGTGTCATTGGTATGTAACGTGCTGACAACAAGATGTCCGGTTAGTGATGCCTCTATCGCCATTTGCACGGTTGGCTTGTCACGAATCTCACCAATCATGATGATGTCTGGATCCTGACGTAGCATTGCGCGTAGTCCATTTTCAAAGCTGAAACCTGCTCGGGTGTTAACTTGGCTTTGTGTAATACCGGCAAGTTCGTATTCAACGGGGTCTTCCATGGTAATGATATTTTTTTCAGATGTGTTGAGTTTTGAAAGCATGGCATGCAGCGTAGTGCTTTTCCCTGATCCTGTTGGTCCAGTTACGAGTACCAGGCCGTGGGGAAGTGTGAGTAGATTGAGTATGTAATTGTGCATCGACTTGTTTAAACCAAGCTCGTCAAGATTTTTTAAGTGATATGAACGGTCAAGTACCCTGATAACAAGTTTTTCTCCGTGAATTGACGGAAACGTTGAGATTCGCAGATCAATAACATCATTTGCGATCGGAGTACTAAACTCCTGGTTTGATGATAAGCGTACCCTAAATTTGCCATCTTGAGGAAGGCGTTGCTCGGCAATGTCTAAACCTGCAAAAATTTTTATTCGCGAAAGGAGGGCATTTTTTTGCTGGCCAGTGACTATTTGTTGATCATACAAGATACCATCTATGCGGTAACGTATGGTTAGGTGATTTTGGTTGGGTTGAAAATGTACATCAGATGCATTTTGTTCTATGGCGTTGTACAAGATTTCGTCAACAAGGTCAACGGTGGGGTTGTTGACAATGCCGTGCTTAAGTGTTGTTTCTGGTGACGTGATAATATGTACATCGCCTGTGTTACCCGTTGCCATGAAGGATTATTATCCAAGTTTATAACCAAGCAAGAAACCGATACTTGCGGAGCAAAAGAGCAATAGGTTATTTTTGATCCACTCGAAAGCGTTGTTGATCATAGCATTAACATTGTCAGCACTTGTAATGCCCAGGTTGGCCTGGAGCGCTGTCCAGTCGACAGTTAATAAGCCTGAGTATTCCATGCCTTTAATTAAAAAGATTGAAACAATAAGGCAAATAAAGATTGACTTGAAATATTTTTTAAATAAAAAACCTGTGGCAAAACTTAAACCGAAGTAAAATGCTGCTTCTATTGCCTGAGCTGAGGAACCGCCCATATCTTGGGCCCATTGCTTTAGGTCAAAGTCCTGAAAAAAGTTTTTTATCTGATCTATAAATGTTGTTGTTTGATTTGGCGTTGTTTCTGGAGCGGTCATTATCATCACCTTTCTAAAATTATTAACCTTTTTAGTATGCGGCAAAGCGTTTCTTTTGTAATCATAGCACATAAGACTTTAGTGGCGCTAGAGTTTGATGGGCTAAAGATAAAGTGACCAATAAAAAAGGCAGGCGTTAAGCCTGCCTGAGAAAAAAAATCTGATGAGAGTGGCTATTTAGCCCACCATGTCTTTCAATTTTTTGCCGGCTTTAAATTTAGGAACTTTTTTAGCGGCAATTTTCATCTTCTTGCCAGTTGCAGGATTGATACCGGTTCTTTCTTTTCTTTTCATAACGCTGAATGTGCCAAAGCCGGTTAAAACTACTGACTTGCTTTTTTTCAGACTTGCTTCAATAGTTTTGATCATAGATTCGAGCGCATTTTTACAAGCGGTTTTAGGCAATTTGGTGTCTTTTGCCATTTGCTCGATGAGTGAAGCTTTGTTCATTGAACTCCTCCGTATGGATAAAGTTTATACACATATTACACGATACTATTTCCTCGCGCTTTTACAATACACTTAACACAGAATTGTGCATTGGTTGAGTTTTGTCAAGTATCTTTTGTTAAAAAAATGATCACAAGGGGGAAAAGGTAAGGTAACTATGCGTTTAGTTGCATGTGCATGTAACTATAACGTATCTTAAACTAAGGGAGTAAAAGCAGGGGGGGTAATGGGAATCAGATATCGCAGTAAACCAGTTGCGCTGACATGGTTATGTATATCGATAATGTTTTTTTGTGGTGCTTTTTGTGCTGAGCAAAAGGGCGTACCTGTCGTTGAAAAAAGTTATTTTGAAAGTTTACCGACAGAGATTTTAGTTTTGATTTTAGGATATCTTGAGTTGCGTGATATTCTAATTTTTTCTTTGTTGAATAGAAACTGTAGCGCTTTAACGCAGCAAATTTCAGTCGGGTCATTGTTTGATAAGGTTGTGCTTGCGGTTAGTAAAAGTAAGACGCTACCACAAACTTCAAAGCCATATTTTGATGGGTTTTTAAATCGTTTAGCCCAAGATCTTTCGGTTGACATGGTTCAAAGGTTTATGTTTTGTGATGAGTTGAAAAAAAATAACATTTTAACTGATCTTGAACGACAGGCTTTTGTTTCCAATATTGTTAAGCATTTAGAAGAGAGCGAAATAACCCTTGACGGAGTTGTTTGGGGTTGTAGACGGTGTCTCAAGTTGAAATCAATACGGTGTGTGCAGTGGGGCGCTGGCACATTTGCGTATGTTGACAAGCTTCCCTGTTGGTTGGGGGACAAAATTGCACAGTTGGTTAAGGCCCAGATAATGTGCGATATTCAATTGCTCAACAAGGCAGTCAGTGGGCAGCTAGACGAAACAGATCTTAAGAATCTGCTTGTAGCTGGAGCTGATATAAATGCGTGTGATCATGAGGGTAAGACGGCGTTGCATTGGGCTCTTTATAAGGGGCACTACGAGCTTGTGCAAAGTTTGTTAGATCATGGAGCAGATGGGTGTGTGCGTGACGACCAAGGTCGCAGCCCGCTGCATTATGCAGCCGAGAGTGCAAACCTTGCATGTGTTAACAAGCTTCTTGAAAAGAATGTTGTGGTTGATGTAACTGATGTGCGAGCGCAGACACCGCTGCATTATGCTGCTTATTCATCACCACTTAATACGACTACATGGGATGCGCGTGTTGAAATGGTCAAGCTACTGGTAGCCTGTGGTGCTAGTCATACAAACGTTGATTTGACCGGCCGCAATGCTCTTGCGTATGCAATGGGCAATCATCACTTGCGAGCTTACTTAGAATCACTTTGAGAAGAAAATTAGGATACGTGGTGCCGAGGGCCGGACTCGAACCGGCACGGGCTTTAGGCCCGAGGGATTTTAAGTCCCTTGCGTCTACCAATTCCGCCACCCCGGCACACAAGTTTTTTATTTGGAGGCGGCACCCGGAATTGAACCGGGGATCACGGTTTTGCAGACCATTGCCTTACCACTTGGCTATGCCGCCCTAAAAAATCTGAAAAATTATGTCAAACAAGTTCAGGAAGTTTAGCGTCAAGATGTGCTGCTGCCGCTCCTGTGATATGTAGGTCAATAAAACGACCGATTAAATCGTTGCTGCCTAAAAATAATACACGAACGTTTCCTTCAGTTCTAGCCAACAGTTTACCATTCTCGAGGCGTTTTTCAACTAAACATTTAAGTGTTTTGCCGATATTTTTTTCGTTTTGCTCACGGCTGATCTGAATTTGTCGTTTTTGTAGGTCTCTGAGGCGTTGCTCTTTGACTTCATAAGGGCAATCATCAGCCATTTTAGATGCCTTGGTATATTTGCGTGGCGAATAAATAAATGAATAGATGTGGTCAAATCTGACTTTTTCCATCAGATCACGCGTTGCCTGATAGTCTTGCTCTGTTTCGCCTGGAAATCCGACAATAATATCAGTTGTTACGGTTGCATCAGGCATGCGCTCACGTAACCAGCCAACTTTTTCGATAAATAGTTCAATGCTATGGTTACGTTTCATGAGCTCTAAAATTTTGTTTGAGCCTGACTGGACGGGGAAGTGTACGTACCCAGCAAGTTTAGGTCGATGAGCGGCCATAACATCAAACAAATCAACAGTCATATCCCGTGGATGGGGGCTAACGTAGCGTACCCAAAACTCACCTTCAATTTGGGCTATGCGCTCAAGCAGTGTTGGAAATGCCTTGCCACTTTCAGGGTCAACGTATGAATTAACATTTTGGCCAACCAGATTAATTTCCTTTGCGCCATTGGCCACGTCGTGTTCAACTTGCTCAAGTAGCTTACTTGCCGGGTAACTGACCTCTTTGCCGCGGGTGAAGGGTACAATGCAGTAGGTGCAGCGCTTGTCACAGCCGGTCATAATGTTGATAAATGAGCGTTTGAGCTCAGGGGTTAGGGAGCCTACTTTAGCCTCGGTAGAAGTGGGCTTTGCAAGTTTGGTACGCTTGAGCATGCCAAATGGTGCTAGTAGTGGCTTCTTGAGCGTTGTGTTGAGTGCTGCCTTTTTTCGAATATCTCGATCTTGACCACCAAAATTCATTTCTTTGTTTGGATTTTGTTCGTACAGTTGCTTGGTGGTTTCCAGCTGAACGACCAGGTCAACCAGGTACTTTTGTATCGTTTCCAGCTCTTCGCGAGCACCGGCTACAAAGGTAACTAGGTCAAATCGTTTGTACAGCTCATTCTTTTTATAGCTTGCCACACAACCAATAATACCAACCTTGAGATACGGTTTTTCAGCCTTGTGGTCTCGTAGTGCACCAATATATGAATACAGCTTTTGTTCAGCTTTGTCGCGAATTGCACAGGTATTGACCAAGAGTAGATCTGCTTCTCCCTCTGTTGCCACTTCCTGGCAGTCCATTTGGGTTAAAAACTTTGCAATCCCCTGGGAGTCGGCAACGTTAGCTTGACAGCCATAGGTTTTAATAAAAAAGGTAATCATAATTGGTCTCCTACGCCTTGTAAATACCATGTGAGGCTAACAGAAAAGCCGTCTGCTTTTTATTGTCGTTTCAGTTGGGCAAATTTCTGTGTTAATGCCCGTTTATAGGCTAAAATAGTCCACAAACCAACTGTTTTGTCAATTTCAACAGTATAAATGAGGCTTTTCCCCCTGGCAAGGGCCTGAAGGGCCAAAATTTGTAAAAAGGTTGGGGGTAGCCGAATATTATTGTAAAAATGGTCAAAATGGCTACTGGAACGTATGTTTCAAGTCTTTTTGCCATCGGTTGCAATTATTTTAAAATAATTTACAATAGAAATAATAATGGAGATTTGGGGGTGCGTCGGGATTGGCTTGGTGCACCCAGTCCAAGTTACAAATGGAGGTTATCATGAACAAGCGTTACTTTGGTTCGATTTTATTAGGCTTTGTGCTAGGCCTTACTTTTTGCCCAGGTGTTCAAGCAATGAACCCGACTGTTAGTGGCCTGCGTGGTGCAATGGTTGGTTTGAGTAAAGAGAGTAATAAATCCTTAAAAAAGCCTTCTCAGACGAATTCGAGCGAGATAGTGGTTCCTCGCAAAGAAGTAGTCAGTGTCTCCAAGCAAAAGAGTTCAGTGGGGAAAGAGCAAACGGCAGATAAAGCTCTAATGGTCAGGCCTGCGGGTGTTGAAACGCCTTCAAAATACTTTATCAAACAGTTTGGCCAGTGCACTCAAACTGGTGGCCTTATGCTTTTAGCTAATAGGCATAAAGGTTTGCAAAAAAGTATTGACGAAAAGTTTGTAAGGCTTAAACCAGGGGTTGAAAGTAAGCTTGTAGAGCAGATTAGTGATATGGCCTCTGCAGAAAAAAAATATGCCTGTGCGGGCGCTTCGGCAACAGATAGCCACGTTGTACTGTACCACCGTCAGCCTGGGTTGGTCAGTTTTATGCACGACGTATTTTATGTTTTGGGTGGCAAGCAAGCTGCTAAAAAACTTCCTCTTCGTGTGGGAATGAGTCAGCAGTTTGATGAGGCAAAAACAATCAAAGAGCTGGATAAAAAAGAAAATCTGAGAAAAATCAATGATTACGAATTGAGTGACATTTTGGTTTCTGCAAATCCGGCACTTTTTTCAAATATAAAACGAGAAGGTGAGTCATCATTTTTGCAGTTTATCGATGATGAAAGACCATTTATTGGCTATGCATATCAGGGTGATTTTAATGCTTTGATCAAGGGAGCGTGTAAGCAGCTTAATCTACAGATTGACGCCACTGCTGTGAAAGAAGCAGAGATGATTTACAAAAAATACTATAAAGACAGAAATTCTCTTTTGCAGATTTTTATCCCGAAAGATAGAGTTAAAGATTACTGTTATCTTGCGCAAGCTTACGGCAAAAAGCGATATGTTCAGAATAACTCTGCTCAGAATGGTTCTGAGTGTTATGCCAGCATTGATGATTTTTTTAAATTTTTGAAAGGTGAACAGGATAAGCTTGGTGCTTGGATAGACAAAACAGTGAGTGGTGCCAAACGTATTCGTAATGTTGTCAATACTCAGCTCAGAATTTATCCACATCCAGACTATTTCTTGAGTGATAACAATGATTTGAAATGGTGCCGCGCTGATTACTTGCTTGATGAACAAGCGTGTGATGAACGCTACCATGCTTTGTCTGGTTGGGCGGCTGGTTTTGTTCAGAGTCAAATGCTAGAGGCATAAATCTTGTGGTCGATTTATGTGCATTGATAGAAAAGTGAAATAGAAAAACGAAGTCTTAGAGCAGTACATTGGGGTGGTCCTGACCGTATCTGGCCTAAGCGATAAATGGAGGATTTATCATGAATACATGTCGTCGTGTAACTCAATTGGGTATGATTGTTCTTACGTGTGCTGTGTTTGGAAGCAATGTTCAGGCAATGGGTATGCCTCGCGTAGGTCTACCGAAGAAAGCGCCAAGTGCACCAGTTGTTAGAATGAATTATTCACCTTCTTTGTATACCCCAAAAGCAATATCATTTTTAAAGCCGATGCAACCAAGTAGGTTATTCTCATTATTTACCGGATTGAAAAAGTTGTCTCCTATTCAAGGCTTAAATAGCAAGCAGCTTGGAGCTACTTGGCAGCAACGTCCAATGTCATTTTTTGGTAAATTTTGGGGAAATGCTGCAAGGATGATTAAAAGGGTAGAGGCTCCTTCTCAAAAGCAAGAAGATTTTTTAAATCAAGCAATAAAGGCATTATCGCTTGATAACGCTCCTCAACTTCAGGGCTCTGATAAGTTATTTAAAGATAAGCTACAATTTACATTTTTGACCTCGATTAAGCTTGG of Campylobacterota bacterium contains these proteins:
- a CDS encoding MiaB/RimO family radical SAM methylthiotransferase, with translation MITFFIKTYGCQANVADSQGIAKFLTQMDCQEVATEGEADLLLVNTCAIRDKAEQKLYSYIGALRDHKAEKPYLKVGIIGCVASYKKNELYKRFDLVTFVAGAREELETIQKYLVDLVVQLETTKQLYEQNPNKEMNFGGQDRDIRKKAALNTTLKKPLLAPFGMLKRTKLAKPTSTEAKVGSLTPELKRSFINIMTGCDKRCTYCIVPFTRGKEVSYPASKLLEQVEHDVANGAKEINLVGQNVNSYVDPESGKAFPTLLERIAQIEGEFWVRYVSPHPRDMTVDLFDVMAAHRPKLAGYVHFPVQSGSNKILELMKRNHSIELFIEKVGWLRERMPDATVTTDIIVGFPGETEQDYQATRDLMEKVRFDHIYSFIYSPRKYTKASKMADDCPYEVKEQRLRDLQKRQIQISREQNEKNIGKTLKCLVEKRLENGKLLARTEGNVRVLFLGSNDLIGRFIDLHITGAAAAHLDAKLPELV
- a CDS encoding ankyrin repeat domain-containing protein; its protein translation is MGIRYRSKPVALTWLCISIMFFCGAFCAEQKGVPVVEKSYFESLPTEILVLILGYLELRDILIFSLLNRNCSALTQQISVGSLFDKVVLAVSKSKTLPQTSKPYFDGFLNRLAQDLSVDMVQRFMFCDELKKNNILTDLERQAFVSNIVKHLEESEITLDGVVWGCRRCLKLKSIRCVQWGAGTFAYVDKLPCWLGDKIAQLVKAQIMCDIQLLNKAVSGQLDETDLKNLLVAGADINACDHEGKTALHWALYKGHYELVQSLLDHGADGCVRDDQGRSPLHYAAESANLACVNKLLEKNVVVDVTDVRAQTPLHYAAYSSPLNTTTWDARVEMVKLLVACGASHTNVDLTGRNALAYAMGNHHLRAYLESL